caaaatcaaatctagaacagcttctcccctagtagatttctccaccttctgaaataaacttttctccaatacattccaagaatttattggataatctgccctgctgtgttattttcccaacagatatctgagtagttgaagtcccccatcaccaccaagtcctgtgctttggacggttttgttagttgtttaaataaagcctcatccacctcttattcctggttaggtggtctgtagtagacccctaccataacatcacccttgtttttaccccttttatccttaccaagagactttcaacaaacctgtctcctatttccatcttaacctcagtccaagtgtatacatttttactatataagGCAACagctcctccctttttcccctgtctgtccttcctgagcaagctgtacccttctataccaatattccagtcatgcgcattatcccaccaagtctctgtgaagCCAACTATGCCATAgttgttgtgtttatttactagcattttgagttcttcctgcttattccccatacttctcacattagtatacagacatctaagatactgttttgattctttccccccctcccccccccaatctgcaGAGCCAAGGAAAGTGACCAGTTCAAGAGCTGTTGGCAAACTGCAATCTGTTCTGGAAtgtccaggtctcctgacttgtGATATAATAGAACTTCCCGGGCATATCCACCAATTGCAGCCCTGTTGGTTGGGAAACTAGAACTGTTGGGTGCAATTAAATAATTTTGAATGTTACTAAGAGAAGCTGTTGTTATCTAGCTTGAGTTACAGACTCTGCAGGAGACAGCAGCTCCATGCCTCAGGATGAGAAGGACCCCGAGATGTCCTGCTCCTCAAATGATCCAAAGGAGGCTGAATTAGAGAAAAAAGGAGACATGGGAGATCTGTATGAGGCCCTGGAGAAGCTCCAGGGGCTCTCtgatggggagaagggggagaaagCTCTGCTACGCTCACGCCTTCATGAGCAGTCTCAGCTCATCTGCATATTGAAGAAGCGAGCAGATGATACCCTAATGCGCTGCAAGGCACTGGAGAGTCTCAACATGGAGCTGGAGGAGTTGAGGATGGAGGATAGTGTGAGGCTTGAAAGTCAGACCCGGCGggcccagcagctggaggagcgCTTTATGGACCTGGCTGCCAACCATGAGGACATGATCCGCTTCAAAGATGAGCACAAGCAGCAGAACATGCTGCTGAGGGAGGAAAATAAGCGCCTGAGGCAGGAAAACCaaacccttttcagccaggctctGAAGGAGAAGGAGGCTGCGGTCCTCCAACTCACTTCCCAGGGGAAGAGGCTCTCTCAGGAGGTAGATTCCTTAAAGGAGAGATGTGCTCAAGAGAGCCACAGAGCCCAGGAGCGAGAGAAGGAGCTACTGGAAGCTCAGAGCCAACAAGCTAGTGTCCATGCCAAGGAAACTGATTTACTGAGAAGCCAGCTGCAAAGTCTGGAGGAGAAGCATTGCCAAACTGTTGCACAGCTGGAGCAGGCAGAAAGGCAGCAAAAGGCTGAGGGCAGCGAGCTGCAAGCCAAGTTGGAGAGGGTGAGCCGTGAGAAAGAGGAGCTGCTGCATCTGGCTATGGAGAGGGGCAAGACACTGCAGGAGAAGCAACGGGAAATTCAGCAGCTGGAGAAGAAACTGGAGATTGCAGAGAGGGCCAGGCTGACAGCAGAGGAGCGCTTTGTGAGAGAGGTAGCAGCAGTGGACAGCAACCTAAGGGTCCAAGAGCTGCAGCGACGTGTGGAGGGAAGTGAGCAAGCATACAGTGAGCTCTGGATGCAGTTTGATGCTTACAAGAAACACAGCATGGACTTACTTACTAAAGAAAAAGAGCTGAATAACAAACTCCGTCACTTCATGTCATAACCCCTCACCCTCTGTTCAGCTCTCAGCAGAACTATTATAGCACACTACTTACTGCTTGTTagtaaccctttttaaaaaaaactaaaatgatCTTTTATCAGATTTCTTTATAGTGTGCCCACAGCTTTACAAATCTTTTATGAGGGTTGGTTTGAAGCCCAGCTTTTGTTTCCATACTATTGATTTGAGATGGCAGCCTAAATGTGGCACTTTGAGTTAGTAGAACAAGTTATGCTAAATAAAACTGGGAAACAATGGACTTTAGTATGGAAAATTCATAATCATTTATGAGTTTGTCTTGTTTGTTCCTTGCCTCTCATGTTTCTAGTAATTTTTTACAGATTATAGAAGTACATTAAGTATTTTACATGACAAATAAAGAGAAAAAGCTCTTGCCCTCAAGAGTTTAGATTTGATATAGCAAATTGTTAATATACAGTGAAGTGGAGCTGGAAAGGAAAAAGGGGTCGCACAAAGAAGATCACAGTTTATTACCTGTGTGGAGGGATAAAGCAGATTAGTACCTGTACAGTATCTTTATCACGGAGGATGATTTTCAGGTGGATGATTAGCTGTCTATACATTAGGGGTCTGATTCAAAGCAATCATCATCAACAGAAAAGCTCCTATCAATATCTGTGGGGCTTGGATCAGGTCCTAGGTATGAAAAATGTGGATCACTGGATATCAGGTTTAAAACTGGATTTTGTACATCCTCCTCAAGTAAAATGAGCACCATGCTGTCCTATGTGATGTTATAGGGATAATAAATACATCATTTTACTATAGCAATAGGGGCATTGGCAAGGGTTCTTGGCAAAACCTTTCTCTTCCCTTAGTGTGTGcacataatagaatcatagaagattacggttggaagagacctcaggaggtcatctagtccaaccctttgctcaaagcaggaccaaccccaactaaatcataccagccaggcctttgtcaagctgggccttaaaatcctctaaggaaggcgattccaccaccgccctaggtaacccattccagtgcttcaccaccctcctagtgaaatcgtttttcctaatatccaacctaaacctcccccactgcaacttgagaccattgctccttgttctgtcatctgcccccactgagaacagccgagctccatcctctttggcccccccttcaggtagttgaagactgctatcaaatcccccctcactcttctcttctgcagactaaataagcccagttccctcccctgccccctaatcattttcattgccctgctctgtgctccagcgatggctgcatttcaggggtaCCGCCTGCGCTAACAGGCCCTTGGTACAGCTCTTGGGATTAAAGCTTCTTCGTAAGGATAGGGAGACCACTTTGCGGCAAGGCAGCTTGTTTGTCCGGCTTTGTAACACAGCCATGGTACTTGCCCTCTTCCAGGCTAACCCTATCGctaccctgccccgccccctctaaaatcctccccccactgccctgcccctccccctctagaatcccccactgccccgccccttctctcccGAAtatggcgggcgggcgggcgcgcgcgcgcagagggtggggggaggggtctcttCTGTTTCCGGTTCCGCGCGGCAGTGGTGGCCGCGCAGCCCCGGCCAGAGCAGCCGCCATTTCCAGCCCCCCGCGCTGCGGCCTGCTTGCCGGGGCTGGCGGCGGCAGGGTCCCGCCTGGGCTTGGAGCCTCGCTTGCTTCTCAGTCCCGCggcgtctcccctccccctgcgggggatcctctgcccctccccctccccggacCAGCCTGCGGGCAAGCCCGGGcctcgccccctccccaccatgcgCCACAGCCTGACCCAGCTGCTGGCGGCCTCGTCGGGCGGAGAAAGCCCCTCGGCCGCCGCCTGGCAGCTCCCCAGCGCGGGGCCGACCCCTGGGGCCGGAGGAGGCGATGGCGGGGAGGAGGAGCCGGAGGGCCCCCGCACCAAGCAGCAGCGCTGGGACCCGGCCGTCCTGGAGCAGCCGCAGCAGGCGATGGGGGAGGCGGCCGCTGGGGCCGAGGAGCCGGCGGAGCAGGAGGACCCGTTcgcggggctggagctgggtgaCCTGCTGGAGGCGGCCCAGCCGCACTGGGACCTGGACGTGGAGCCGAGCGGCTGCTTCTGCGGGCAGCAGGACGAGCCGGAGCCGCCCCTGAGCGCGCCGGGCCGGAGGAACTGCGGGGCCAGCCCGGGCGGGGTGGCGGCCGGGAGCCGGCTGAAGGCAGCGGCCGCGGCCCGCCTGAACCGGCTGAAGAAGAAGCAGTACGTGCTGGGGCTGGAGAGCCGCCTGCAGGGCCTGGCCGCTGAGAACCGGCAGCTGCGAGACCGCAACCGGGGGCTGAACCGGCGCCTGCGGGATCTGGAGCGGGAGACCAGCTACCTGCGGGCCGTGCTGGCCAACCAGAgcgccctggggcagctgctgagCCGcctggccggggcgggggggctccgGTTCCGTACCAGCCTCTTCAGGGACACGGACCCGCCCCATCAGTACCCGCCACAGGCCGGCGAGAGCCGCGACCACGACTACGCCCTGCCGAGCCGGGATGCTGGGGAgccggagggggaggagcggccgGCCTCCGGCGGGATCTGCCTCCACGTGGACAGGGATCAGCTGTCGGTGGAGTTCTGCTCCCTGTGTGCCAGGCGGGCATGTGCCTCCTTCAAAATGTAGGGTCAAGTACCTGCTTCAGTCTTTATTCTCACCTGTCCGTGCCCACATCCAGGGGCCTCGGGCCGTGGCGGAGCAAGCAGGCCATGGCTTGAAAAACAGGGGGTAGGCAAAACTGGCATGGGAACGGCGCCCGTGTGTGGCAGAGGGTAAAGAGCTCGCGTGAACGGCACACTTGGGAGCCTGTATTGGGTAAAGATCGCGCAAAACTGGCGCACAAATAGCGCGCTTGGAATCTGCTTACAGCAGCGTACTAAATATTGTGCAAACTGACACATGCAGGTATTCGGAGCCCGTTTGCAGCAGTGAGTGAAAGATCATGCAAACCTGAAGCATGAAGGTGTGCTCAGTGCCCACAGTTGGCAGTAAAGATAATACTGTCTACCCTGTTTTGAATCAGATAATGTGTAGTCTGCTTATCCTGAGGAGCTGAaaatacttgttttttttttttttttttttaaagaaaaatgctactttattaGGACATCGTCACTGGACAGACATAGTATTGATCAGCAAACAGTTAAAGCATGCATATAAAACTGTAACACGTCTCAATTATACATTACTATTAAACCTCTCTGACAGTTTCTTTTTTAGGTGCTTGCCCTGCCAGGCTCCGTTGTGTAGGGGTTAAAGAACAGTCGTTTTCCACCTCGCAACCTGGTAAGGATCCATATATTCCCATAATGCGATATCAAACAGCTTGCATTGATGCTTAGTCCAGTTTTTTCTGATCATTGGTTCAGGACCAGTGCTTAGAAATGTTTTCTCATCCTGAAAGCATTTGTACTGATTTGCCAAAGTGTTTCCAGCTTTGGCCGATGGACAGGTAGTGGATATTAAAATCACATTCTGATTATTATTCTTCCCCTTGCGTATATTCTGCAGTGGAATTTTAACTTGATTTTAGTAGCCAGTATCtcacaaataatgaaaaaataacTTACACTGTTTGCTTTCCTTCTAATAGTAGCAGTTTTTAAGATATTTGCTACTGAAATATCCATCTGACTAGGGGAAGGGACAAATAATATGGTAATCAGtatgatgtgatttttttttttttaagatctttTGTCTTTAGACCACCCAGAACTAGAAGCAAATGGTTCTTCTTTTGAAAGGTCAGGATTTGTGCCTTCCAGTGGTATACAATTCCTGATTCTAGTCCTGGTGGTTCTCAAtatcactttaaaaaagaaaatcaattctCATTAGTCTACCTTGCTTGGTGATGTAAAATGTTGTATGTTAAACAGAACCCAAATCTTGGTTTCAATTATTAACATTGTACAATGGCACCCTAATGCAGGCAAGTCACCTACTTTTTTTCACAGAACGGTAATGTGAATTACAAGTTAAAGATTGCAGTGCATTGAAGTAACTCTAATTCTAGTTCACCATAAATAGTCTGTATACCCAAGCTCACTGAGATTCCTTGTATTTCAAAagtggctttttacttacaaaagTGTGCATGCAATTTTTTAACTTTACTATGGGATCTTAAATTGGCATCTCTGAGTATTCAGCAATATCTCTAACTTTCTATAGTCAGTTAGGAAATACAGTCTGCAGATGAACAAAGGTTATGTCTTGACATTAATGGTTTGAAAAAATAATGCTCATGCAGACCTCCATGTTTAGTTAATAGAGGAGGAATAAAGTAATTTGGGGGTCACAGACAAATGTGTGAGAGTTGCTTTTGGACCAGCACTAATATTACCCTATCTTGCAAGATGAATAGGTTACAAtacacctttttattttttggttgtaTTAAAATGTTTAGATTATTTACATGTATGTAAATTGGGGAAGAAAGGGTtgtgaaaaataattaaatgtaaagTGAGGTTTCACAAAGAATGGGTCAACTTAAGTCTAGAGTTAACAATTGAGACATTTCTAAAATGATTGAGTTAATATACTTAAGCCTTAAAACTAAGGTATAATAAATGGGTTTATATGTTGGATTAAGAGTAAATTGAAGCGTCTCCTTCGCTCAGTGATGTGCTTAAGTAGCTCCCATTAGTGGTAATAGGAGTTAAAAGAAGAGAAGAGACAACTAATTTCTTTGTGAAACATCACTGTTTGATAAAGTATATGTGTATTTAGCATCCTTGTTTTTCTTTATGCTAAAGTGGATACAGCTCTGTTGGGGCAGAAGAGACGGGACCAGCTGCTGGCCACATTTCctgctttattttaaaaggtagtataagaaatgggggggaaaagaggTAACAGGGCTTCTGCTGTctttcatttttgaaaagctTGAATGTTTGGAAAAACTAATCTCACCAATCCAAAGTTAGTGTGATACTAatttgaaaagtgactatgtacaAAGGtaattttttacttctgctttcttTGTATTCAGAGttacatgttcacagaaatacaGAGCCAGCACAGCTAAGAACTAGTTAGCTGTGGATTCTATTCCATCATATGCAGTATCAGTCGGATTGTATATTTAGAGTTCTACAACCCCATTGTAGGCAGTGGGGTAGTCCAAGTGTCATTAAGAGCCGAATTTAACCTTTAGAGCTCTTATTCTTGGTGATATGTGAGCTGGGAAGAACTGGACTTGATTGAGCCTAGACTGAGTTTGTACAGCTCATTGTTGGAGAAACGCATCTTTACTTGTAATCATCTTATTCAACAAAAGTATTAAAACAGTAAGCATGGAAGACTGCCATGGCATTTTTAGTCAGCTTTAAGGTAACTTTTTAAGTTACCTTAACTTAAATGTGACACTATCTTGCTCTATAATAGGATTCCCCCTTTTTGCACAATTATAAACACTTCGTTGTTGGATCAGAGCAATCTGGGACTTAATCCTGGCCTCTAATATGCACATGTGTATCACTGCGTTCTGTAAAATCTACTGCATATGAGCAACAGCTAATTTTACAACATGCAAAATGATGTGTGCCTGTACAACTAGGAATAGGATCCACCCCCAAGAATGTGACTGCAGGGATTTTTAGTGCCTTCTGAATCATATGTAAGCCAAACAGAGGGGAAAATTCTTTGAATGCTAATCAATTTGTGCTATCTGTATGGAATATTGTTAAATATAGCTTTTTGAAGCAGAAGCCTTGAACTGATATCTTAACAATACTTGAAAAACTTGTAAATGTTTCTTTGTAATTAGCTCTGTGCCGTACAAATAAGACTACAGTACTATAATAAAACCAGATGTGTTGATCTTTCGATTATGGGCTCAAATAATTTTTTCATCTTGTTATTAactcaacattttgtttttaatggatGGATCTTTAGATGGTTGGGAATTGAAAAAGGGAGTGCTAACAGTGTTGTCTGTATGTTTTTATCAGTTGGGAAGCTTTTTAAGCAAGAATATAAAACTGGTATTTAAGAGTTAAACCATACTTTGATTTGTCTTACAGCTTGATAAAATTACTTTCTCTTTTAAATGAACAACTTTTGTGGGTGGGGATGGAATAAAACTGTTGCTGTTTCTCAAGAGTCTAAGATGCAGTGACACTTTCTCCTTGGAGTTTGCAGTGACCACTCTGATTTACTAAATATATCATTTAATAAATAGCACTTTAACTGTGTGGAGCATTTCTTCAAGAAACCATGTAACTTAAGTagaaatcttaggcctggtcttcaCTAGAAAATTGGGTCGGTACAactacattggtcaggggtgtgaaaaatccacatgcctGAGTAGTATTGTTAAGATGACTAAGTAAGTTCCCGTGTAGACCGTGCTAATTGGATTATCTACACCAATGAGAGAACCcttcctgttggtgtaggtagtgtctgcactggagcactacagtggcacaggtgCAGTGGCACAACTGTAGCGTTTTAAGTATAGACGCACCCTTAGTAGCTACTTCCATGTTCTGGTGACCTCTTTCtcattttttcatttcattttttgtttcctAATATTGATGATTATTTACTCTTTCTATTTACTGTCATGTTGTTAGTTCATAATTTTATGTCCTGTTCTTGTTTCCACATGCTAAATTGTAGACTAAGGGCCAACAAAGTGCTTTTTATATTTAGTAATAAGTGCGCAcataaggccctacttgaattgcaAACGATTGTCAAAAAACTGTGGCTGGGCTGCagacaagccatggaaaattgTGGAAAAGTAATATTTGACCCTATTATTTGCGGTAACaaagtccattattacttttccgtgATTTTCTGTTGTTGCTCAcctggggctgagagcaggaGCCTGGGACTGAGAGCGGGGGCTCTTGCAACGCCCACTGTCAAAGTTGCAGTGGAAGCCTTTTATTGCGGAATCCGTAGTATTGCCAGTTAAGTAGGGCCTTACACATTCAGCTTTTTCTATTTTGACTGCATTCTGCAATATGTTTAtctaaaaatgtaataaatgacAATAATTAAATGTTTAACAAATTGGCTAAACTTGATGCAGTGTAACTGTTGatttaggcctggtttacacctaaaatttaggtcGAAATAGCTGCATTGCTCAGGTGTGTgcaaaatccacaccctgagtggtgtagctatgctgacctaaccacTGTGAAAATGCCGCTAGGTTGATGATGGAAGCATtccagaagaatgcttctgtcatcAATCTAGCTACCattgtttggggaggtggtgttccttcAGTAACAGAAAAATCCGTTCAGTCACTGAAGGCTGCATCTACGGTACGGAGTTATGCCAGCAAAGCTATACCactgtagctatgctgctgtggtacctgtagtgtagacgtggccttacaCTTCCCATGTGATTTACATTTCTGGATATATGCAGGAGTTTGAGAGTACACAGTTGATAAATTTTAACAGATTTTCAGAGTTTGACTGCAGGGCTGTATCATAATGCTCAGTTGTTGAGAGAGTCTTAAAAAGATGTTTGTTCTTTGGACAGTGCACTTCAAGAAAGTGGCTTGTTGGTGTGTAGAGTTATTGGTTGCCTCTCCATCTCTAATTTAAGTGTAGGCATTGCATGTACTGAAAGTAGTCTGGCTCAGTCTACAGCAGTTCTAACGAAgaataagattttgtcacggattccatgactttcagagacctctgacattttctgcttcaacTTCAGTCCTGGGCTTTGAGGTGGCAGGCCCTGTGGGCTCCCAGCTACCACGGGGCCTGCAGGGGCCCTGGAGCTGTGTTAGCCCCCTTACCCCGGTCCACTGGCAGTTAGCCCCCaccttatttttaataaaagtcagacAGGTCCCAGGCTTCTGTGAATTATTGTTtttcctgtgacctgtccatgacttttactaaaaataaccatgacaaaatcttaaccttatttATAACAAAAGAAATGGGGGAAATACCTCAGGAAGAAGATTAATTTAATGAATAAAAAGTAGTTGTTAAAATTATTTAAGCAATAATGACATAAGGGAGCGTATTTCTTGGCTTAATGACCAGCTGGAAGAGTTATATGGCTGGCTTTGTTTTGTGCTGTGCACTACCAAGGAATAACCGATTTAAAGGTTATAATTGGTGTTATAAACTGAACATACACGTAAACAAAAGGGAATCACCATTTTGTGTCTTAACTGCATGGAGATAGTGCTACATTTTTCAGTACTGATCTTTTTTCTAGTACTTAAGACAATTACAGTAATCAGTAAGAAATAGGACTTCATTCTCAGTAATCTTAAATGCCTGTGCATTTTAATAGCATTGCAAATTAACCTTTCTCTCTTTTCTCCAAACAGCTTAGCATCTGGGGGAAAAACAATTCAATTTTTCTGCAACCTGTAACTGCCTGGAGAGATGGTATCAAAGTAATTATGGGGAGCCATGTCACAAATTTTGGCATCTACTGATGTATCTGagttaccaatttttttttttttttttttgtcacttgCCAAAAATGGAGAGTCCTAGTGTTTCCTTTGAAATTTTGAgggacttatttttaaaaaaacagcaaaggCTTTTCATATAAAACTTCCATAAAATTACCCAATTTTAAAAACCTTGACTAATATGTTTTGGG
The Emys orbicularis isolate rEmyOrb1 chromosome 1, rEmyOrb1.hap1, whole genome shotgun sequence DNA segment above includes these coding regions:
- the CCDC89 gene encoding coiled-coil domain-containing protein 89, with amino-acid sequence MPQDEKDPEMSCSSNDPKEAELEKKGDMGDLYEALEKLQGLSDGEKGEKALLRSRLHEQSQLICILKKRADDTLMRCKALESLNMELEELRMEDSVRLESQTRRAQQLEERFMDLAANHEDMIRFKDEHKQQNMLLREENKRLRQENQTLFSQALKEKEAAVLQLTSQGKRLSQEVDSLKERCAQESHRAQEREKELLEAQSQQASVHAKETDLLRSQLQSLEEKHCQTVAQLEQAERQQKAEGSELQAKLERVSREKEELLHLAMERGKTLQEKQREIQQLEKKLEIAERARLTAEERFVREVAAVDSNLRVQELQRRVEGSEQAYSELWMQFDAYKKHSMDLLTKEKELNNKLRHFMS
- the CREBZF gene encoding CREB/ATF bZIP transcription factor, whose amino-acid sequence is MRHSLTQLLAASSGGESPSAAAWQLPSAGPTPGAGGGDGGEEEPEGPRTKQQRWDPAVLEQPQQAMGEAAAGAEEPAEQEDPFAGLELGDLLEAAQPHWDLDVEPSGCFCGQQDEPEPPLSAPGRRNCGASPGGVAAGSRLKAAAAARLNRLKKKQYVLGLESRLQGLAAENRQLRDRNRGLNRRLRDLERETSYLRAVLANQSALGQLLSRLAGAGGLRFRTSLFRDTDPPHQYPPQAGESRDHDYALPSRDAGEPEGEERPASGGICLHVDRDQLSVEFCSLCARRACASFKIFFFRCLPCQAPLCRG